The following proteins come from a genomic window of Crassostrea angulata isolate pt1a10 chromosome 1, ASM2561291v2, whole genome shotgun sequence:
- the LOC128183938 gene encoding LOW QUALITY PROTEIN: leucine-rich repeat-containing protein 56-like (The sequence of the model RefSeq protein was modified relative to this genomic sequence to represent the inferred CDS: deleted 3 bases in 2 codons): protein MAVVQDSLYHRLQMMSSALESRPTSALARGVQITEFKETRVNPEPVVLEDSDLLLEQYLSPGKLRLLTGVDNLDDIYRLELKVDTKETSLGNFGSLLPNLTQLKLSNSNIPCIRDLGSSLRNVTVLWMSRCGLYELDGISSMLSLKELYLSYNEICDISALSMLDSLQILDLEGNNIDDTQQIHYLAMCSNLSSLTLEGNPVCVLPTPDSSETEDYDYRWTVKNIIAYLKILDEEALNLEPSPSKKKNVFDDDWAYLEELQRDVGIGGSTESLNSLDSPTETVGRPGTASLRYNRVPPRLCPQTLLRVQTPHSIQETCYYFWGNVRPLTAEKASREESSEDKNITEDASSELTMGTVVCGNPSKALFSRRKINPGSQNTNESTGLKLFPQFLHKPEHTYDPVPDDDKERADIVAELKEWKQHHEKMMEKIKAEKAPQVLVIDHDDAISISGDEEVTDEEDDDDDLPSGLTSLDNSDRPLRENQSGSNGRPVSADRPSSKERSVSSSPLLDLPPPPTPPKVLGNVREPPSGELQEGIIEALKIEGLTADSKKKEEPEEPQETPESLQLKTRLENHALNPHRPCPPIKPLGRFTTQGPVMPRAPPPSAVARNMLSKSMAVPARRTSPNSQDSGTAVIAASASADRPVLQNRPFTARAVLSQVRRQLPQVPTLPSKPSFPK, encoded by the exons ATGGCAGTTGTACAGGACAGTCTTTACCATAGACTTCAAATGATGAGCTCTGCATTAGAAAGTCGTCCTACGAGTGCCCTTGCCAGAGGTGTGCAAATTACGGAATTTAAGGAAACAAGGGTAAACCCTGAACCAGTAGTTTTAGAGGATAGTGATCTCTTACTAGAACAATATCTTTCGCCAGGTAAACTAAGACTTCTGACTGGGGTTGATAATTTAGATGATATTTATCGCCTGGAATTAAAAGTCGACACAAAAGAAACAAGCTTGGGAAATTTTGGTTCCCTGCTACCAAACTTAACACAACTGAAACTATCAAATAGTAACATCCCATGCATTCGCGACTTAGGTTCTAGTTTAAGAAATGTTACCGTTTTATGGATGTCACGTTGTGGCTTATACGAATTGGATGGAATATCATCTATGCTAAGTCTAAAAGAACTATACTTGTCATACAATGAAATCTGTGATATAAGTGCTCTAAGCATGCTGGACTCGCTACAAATTTTAGACTTAGAAGGAAACAACATCGATGATACCCAACAGATTCATTATCTTGCTATGTGTTCAAACCTCTCCAGTCTGACATTGGAAGGGAATCCTGTGTGTGTATTACCTACACCAGACAGTAGTGAAACAGAGGACTATGACTACAGGTGGACTGTCAAAAACATCATAGCTTATCTTAAGATATTAGATGAAGAAGCACTTAATTTAGAACCATCACCctcaaagaaaaagaatgtattTGATGATGACTGGGCCTATTTGGAGGAATTGCAGAGAGATGTAGGAATAGGCGGCTCAACAGAAAGTCTTAATTCACTAg ACAGTCCTACAGAGACTGTAGGCAGACCAGGCACTGCGTCCCTGCGC TACAACAGGGTACCGCCCAGGCTCTGCCCTCAGACCCTCCTCAGGGTTCAGACCCCTCACAGCATCCAGGAGACCTGCTACTACTTCTGG GGAAACGTCAGACCTTTAACTGCAGAGAAAGCTAGCAGGGAGGAAAGTTCAGAGGATAAAAATATTACAGAGGATGCCTCGAGTGAACTTACCATGGGAACTGTTGTTTGTGGAAATCCATCCAAAGCCCTCTTCTCGCGGCGAAAAATCAATCCAGGCAGTCAAAATACAAATGAATCCACTGGACTAAAGCTGTTTCCTCAATTTCTACACAAACCTGAGCACACATATGATCCTGTCCCAGATGATGACAAGGAGAGAGCAGACATAGTGGCGGAACTAAAGGAGTGGAAACAACATCATGAAAAGATGATGGAGAAGATCAAAGCGGAGAAAGCTCCCCAG GTGTTGGTGATTGATCATGACGATGCGATCAGCATATCTGGTGATGAGGAAGTGACAGATGAagaggatgatgatgatgatttacCCTCGGGTTTAACTTCTCTGGATAACAGTGACAGGCCACTCAGAGAGAACCAGTCCGGCAGTAATGGCCGACCTGTCAGTGCTGATAGGCCAAGCAGCAAGGAACGAAGTGTCAGCTCTAGTCCTCTACTGG ATCTCCCACCACCACCAACCCCACCCAAAGTGTTGGGCAATGTTCGTGAACCTCCATCTGGTGAACTCCAGGAGGGAATCATTGAGGCCCTGAAGATAGAGGGTCTGACAGCAGACAGCAAGAAGAAAGAGGAACCAGAGGAGCCCCAGGAAACACCAGAGAGCCTCCAGCTGAAGACCCGTCTGGAGAACCACGCCCTCAATCCTCACCGTCCCTGTCCCCCCATCAAGCCCCTTGGGAGGTTTACCACGCAAGGGCCAGTCATGCCCCGTGCTCCCCCTCCCTCAGCAGTGGCCAGAAACATG